From the Cloeon dipterum chromosome 4, ieCloDipt1.1, whole genome shotgun sequence genome, the window gttgccaCATTCTGAGGAAGAAACCCGAAATCCCAACTTTTGAATGACACGAAACTTACCTTTCCAAGTACACTAGCGTGATAATGGCACACTCTGCTGTTAGTTGTGCGGCATTGAACAGGGTCCTGACAAACTTGTAAATTTGCCTGTGTTCGGGATTATGCCTGTCATAATCTTCTGGAACACTATCCTTCTGAAAGCAAACGGGGAGCTGACATAGGAAACGCCCTTAAGGTGCGAGAAAACGGGCCTACCGTCAAAGGATGGAGCTTCTCATCAAAAATATCGAGGTGTTTGTTGGAGGTCCTGTTTTTAATGTGGAAGTAAATGGCAAGGGCGACGCACTTGACGGTGCTTTTGAGGTTCGGTTGAGAGACTGTACTGTCATCCAGGAATATCGTAGAACAAGACGAGCTCTTCTTCATGGGCCGAGATTCAAACAACTGTGCAAATGAAACGCAAGAGTTAGCACACAAATGTGACGGCCGCTGATAACCTTTTGATTTCTTACGTGATTCTGGCTCTTTTTCCTGACTAGACCATCTAGAACGAAAAGGAGAAAgcggctaattaaaatttcaggaggATTTAAATGCGTGTGTCGTACTCTGGATGGAGGCCTTGGAGCGCTCCATGAAAATCGTGCCGGCCTTCGGGTGTGATGAAGGGTCCGTGTCCCAGTCTTCAGGTTCGCGCTCGCTGATGTGTTGAAGGTTGCCGACACTTTCTTCGTGGTTGGAAGCTAGCTCGTCGAAACCTCGCCGACCGCCTGTCTGGCCTGCGGCCGCCGCCCCCTCCTTGCGGGTCACCTGGGGGCTGGCGTAGACGCAGCAGCTGTGTTTGTTGCCCATGGTCTCAACTCATCGCCTGGTTCGCCCTCAGACTACCTTCGCTACTGTTTACTCTGATAGCGAGCGCAGAACCGAGTCTTACATTCGTGTGAGGAAGGGTAAATATTTAAGGAGATGACACAAACCACCACCTACTGCATTTCAGTGGCCATTTAGTCAGTTGTACCAACGTTTCTACTGCACTGGACTCGGTACTTTCACTCTCCAGCGGCCttgaatttctattttaaggAATATTTGCTGATAAACGAAATTTCGGGGGAGTTCCCTGACTGAAAATCATCGTTCCATCAGTTTTGGACAGTGAATCcagcattaattatttaatttttaatcaggacGTAGCTAAACAATTAATGCCCAAGGTCTTACCCTGTTACGTTGGCACGTGCCCTGGTCGACGACTTTTGCTACCATTTTTTCGAAAGGATACGACCATTGTGACGTCAGAATAATGGCGGCATAGCCTACTCTCTGCCTCGCTAAaccttattttgatttttgccgCTCTTTTCCATTTCCTTTGCCCCTGTATGTTTATCATTGCTCCCGTTTTCGGCCAATCGTAACATTTCGTCAGGGGGAGAGGGATAATCACGCACGCTCGACGACATCAACCAGAAAGTTCTTCGATcgcaattttctttctttccaaCACAACACAAGCATGGCGGAGGACTTCGAAATGGACCTGGACTTGGATGTCATCGAAGTTCCCATCGTGGAACCCGAAGTCGACAGGGAAGAGTGAGTATTTTACACTGATTCGTATTTTTAAGCATTGCTTCTTCGAGTTTTCTTGATCAATGCACGGATCCTTCTGAAATGATCGAAATGTCGGCTGCATTTTCAGGCAGGGCGAGAGTGAGAGGTTAGCTGGCAATGAGAAATTCAAGATTAGGGACTACAGAGGCGCACTTGCCTGCTACACCAGGGCTGTTGGTGAGTGTTGAAATGCGCCTAATATGCGTCTCAAACTATACGACGTTGTGCCGCAGACTGGTGTCCCAAAAATGTGAACTATCTTGGAAATAGATCAGCCTGCTTGCTGATGCTCAGCGACTTCACAGGTGCGTTGGCTGATGCAAGAAAAACAGTCGAGATGGATCCAACATATATGAAGGTgagtttattattatatgataagttaattataaattgttttcaattgaattttgtgaCGTGATATCAGGGCTACAGCCGGATTGCCAAATGCTGCATCAATTTGGGGGATATCGCAACCGCGGAAAACTACATTCAGAGGGCTTTGGAGATCGAGCCAGACAACCAGTCATTTAACCCTGAAAAGGGCAACATCGAAACTGTCAAGTACCATCTCGCAGAAGCACAGCGGGCCCTGGATAAAGAGGATTACCGAAAGGTACGAGTTAATCTCACTAAATTCCTcaggaattattaattaatcataatATTCCAGGTTGT encodes:
- the CycY gene encoding cyclin-Y isoform X1 yields the protein MGNKHSCCVYASPQVTRKEGAAAAGQTGGRRGFDELASNHEESVGNLQHISEREPEDWDTDPSSHPKAGTIFMERSKASIQNGLVRKKSQNHLFESRPMKKSSSCSTIFLDDSTVSQPNLKSTVKCVALAIYFHIKNRTSNKHLDIFDEKLHPLTKDSVPEDYDRHNPEHRQIYKFVRTLFNAAQLTAECAIITLVYLERLLTYAEIDITPGSWKRIVLGAILLASKVWDDQAVWNVDYCQILKDITVENMNELERQFLEMLQFNINVPSSVYAKYYFDLRTLAEANELAFPAEPLSRSRAQKLEAMSRIAEDRVVGGLVNSQISAQKRWASLDNVSCAISRRSVAILS
- the CycY gene encoding cyclin-Y isoform X2, translated to MGNKHSCCVYASPQVTRKEGAAAAGQTGGRRGFDELASNHEESVGNLQHISEREPEDWDTDPSSHPKAGTIFMERSKASIQNGLVRKKSQNHLFESRPMKKSSSCSTIFLDDSTVSQPNLKSTVKCVALAIYFHIKNRTSNKHLDIFDEKLHPLTDSVPEDYDRHNPEHRQIYKFVRTLFNAAQLTAECAIITLVYLERLLTYAEIDITPGSWKRIVLGAILLASKVWDDQAVWNVDYCQILKDITVENMNELERQFLEMLQFNINVPSSVYAKYYFDLRTLAEANELAFPAEPLSRSRAQKLEAMSRIAEDRVVGGLVNSQISAQKRWASLDNVSCAISRRSVAILS